A genome region from Candidatus Zixiibacteriota bacterium includes the following:
- a CDS encoding NADH-quinone oxidoreductase subunit C → MTKEEIEKKITLDFKDRVEIQETNQPEPFVYISKDKYIEFCQYLKNDTDLSFEFLFQLGGSHFEDRFEVFLCLSSHKHRHEIVVKVKLPADNPEINSVINIWRVADFFELEVMELFGIMVVDHPNPRHLLLIEEWDYGYPMRKGWTGPDFIPMPDKSKSAE, encoded by the coding sequence ATGACTAAAGAAGAGATTGAAAAAAAAATAACGCTGGATTTCAAAGACCGCGTTGAAATTCAGGAGACCAACCAACCAGAGCCGTTTGTTTATATTTCCAAAGATAAATATATAGAATTCTGCCAATATCTTAAAAATGATACCGACTTGTCATTCGAGTTCCTTTTTCAGCTTGGCGGCTCTCATTTTGAGGATAGGTTCGAGGTCTTTCTCTGTCTTAGTTCTCATAAACATCGGCATGAAATTGTTGTGAAAGTAAAATTGCCGGCTGATAATCCGGAAATAAATTCAGTTATAAATATATGGCGGGTTGCTGATTTCTTTGAACTTGAGGTAATGGAACTGTTTGGCATCATGGTTGTAGATCATCCTAATCCCCGTCATCTGTTATTAATTGAGGAATGGGATTATGGTTATCCGATGAGGAAAGGCTGGACAGGACCTGATTTTATTCCAATGCCTGATAAATCCAAGAGCGCAGAATGA
- the thpR gene encoding RNA 2',3'-cyclic phosphodiesterase has product MAKIRTFIAVKIPDALKREVDKLIVGLKPHADGVRWVKAANLHFTIRFLGDIESDSISNLENILAENLKNIKPFSIKLSSLGCFPNIRRPRVVWVGAAGDMDDLKELAYQVESACRQGGFGKSDKPFSAHLTIGRIKYPKGLEAFIDELQETEFESDVFEVSEVVVFKSDLSRRGPTYTPMIVVGL; this is encoded by the coding sequence ATGGCCAAGATACGCACTTTTATCGCGGTAAAAATCCCGGATGCTCTCAAGCGTGAGGTCGATAAGCTAATCGTGGGTTTAAAACCGCATGCTGACGGCGTACGCTGGGTAAAAGCGGCTAACCTGCATTTTACCATTCGCTTTTTAGGCGATATTGAAAGTGATTCGATAAGTAATCTCGAAAACATACTTGCGGAAAATCTGAAGAATATCAAACCGTTTTCAATTAAATTATCCAGCTTGGGATGTTTCCCGAATATAAGAAGACCGCGCGTTGTCTGGGTTGGCGCGGCTGGCGACATGGATGATCTTAAAGAGCTGGCTTATCAGGTGGAGTCTGCCTGCCGTCAGGGCGGTTTTGGCAAGAGCGATAAGCCATTCTCAGCGCATTTGACTATCGGCAGAATCAAATATCCGAAAGGTTTGGAGGCATTTATCGATGAGCTTCAGGAGACCGAATTTGAGTCGGATGTTTTTGAGGTTAGCGAGGTTGTTGTATTCAAGTCCGACCTATCGCGGCGAGGACCAACATATACGCCGATGATTGTTGTTGGGTTGTAA
- a CDS encoding pyridoxal phosphate-dependent aminotransferase family protein, giving the protein MRNSLESRQAQYITINGKKLIIFSSNDYLGLSHHPEVIKTFTEAAQNYGIGTGGAPLTSGTTIIHDKLADEIADFKHREKAVIFPSGYAANTALHQSLSDNDTIFFSDESNHPSIIDGIRLSGCPVNIYRHLDLTHLEALLKKSGKSRKIAASCSAFTVNGDILPLDKIARLKSKYHFHLILDEAHATGCIGKTGRGLEELYSLTGTADFIMGTFSKALGSQGGFLTFSEEAGKMLSGPLRAYKYSTSIAAPIAAASLSSLKILKREPELVARMRKNIQQIYINLKRSGFEINSSGSHIINVYFSSKEKTSLIIDELHRRGYFVVPVSPDKRWGIRITAMATHTDVEIDAFCRCLTEIRDDLQI; this is encoded by the coding sequence GTGAGGAATTCTTTAGAATCTCGCCAGGCTCAATATATAACCATCAATGGTAAAAAGCTTATAATATTTTCCAGTAATGACTATTTAGGCTTATCGCATCACCCGGAGGTTATAAAAACATTTACAGAGGCTGCCCAAAATTATGGAATCGGCACCGGCGGCGCGCCCTTGACCTCGGGTACAACAATTATTCATGATAAACTTGCGGATGAGATTGCGGATTTTAAACATCGTGAAAAGGCTGTGATTTTCCCCTCGGGCTATGCCGCCAATACGGCTTTGCATCAAAGTTTGAGTGATAATGATACTATATTTTTCAGCGATGAGAGCAATCATCCCTCTATTATTGATGGCATCAGACTGTCAGGTTGTCCGGTGAATATATATCGTCATCTTGATTTGACACACCTCGAGGCTTTATTAAAAAAGAGCGGTAAATCCCGAAAAATAGCAGCCAGCTGCTCGGCGTTTACGGTTAATGGCGATATTCTGCCCCTGGATAAGATTGCCCGTTTAAAAAGCAAGTATCATTTTCACCTGATTCTCGATGAGGCGCATGCTACCGGCTGTATTGGAAAAACCGGCAGAGGGCTTGAGGAGCTATATTCTCTTACCGGAACCGCTGATTTTATAATGGGCACATTTTCCAAGGCGCTGGGTTCTCAGGGAGGGTTTCTGACATTTTCTGAGGAGGCTGGCAAGATGTTGTCCGGACCGCTGAGAGCATATAAGTATTCAACATCGATTGCTGCGCCAATCGCCGCCGCTTCTTTATCGAGTTTAAAGATTCTCAAACGAGAACCTGAATTGGTTGCGCGAATGAGAAAAAACATCCAACAAATATATATAAACTTGAAACGCTCCGGGTTTGAGATTAATTCTTCCGGCAGTCATATTATAAATGTATATTTTAGCAGTAAGGAAAAGACAAGTCTGATTATAGATGAACTTCACCGGCGAGGATATTTTGTGGTGCCGGTAAGTCCCGATAAGCGATGGGGGATACGTATTACGGCGATGGCCACTCATACCGATGTGGAAATTGATGCTTTCTGTCGATGTCTAACTGAAATCAGGGATGATTTGCAAATATAG
- a CDS encoding TrkA family potassium uptake protein, translating into MRVVIVGASKIASELAHDLEIEGHEIIVIDLEESGFRRLRNAFKGQKIVGSGTDLEIYKKINFSSEDAFIAATNSDNVNLSTAKLIQETFNCKRVGKVIRDPFRARAFKQTEKGIGCPIIDAANHLKETVIDK; encoded by the coding sequence TTGAGAGTTGTTATTGTGGGAGCATCAAAAATAGCAAGCGAGTTGGCACATGATCTGGAGATAGAAGGTCATGAAATTATTGTAATAGATTTAGAAGAGAGCGGCTTTAGAAGGCTCAGGAATGCATTCAAAGGTCAGAAAATTGTCGGTTCGGGTACCGATTTAGAAATCTATAAGAAAATAAATTTCTCAAGCGAGGATGCCTTTATTGCGGCTACAAATTCTGATAATGTCAATTTATCTACAGCTAAACTTATACAAGAAACTTTCAACTGCAAACGCGTTGGCAAAGTTATCCGCGATCCTTTCAGAGCCAGGGCATTTAAACAAACCGAAAAGGGCATCGGCTGTCCCATTATTGATGCGGCTAATCATCTCAAAGAAACCGTTATCGATAAATAA
- a CDS encoding sigma-54-dependent Fis family transcriptional regulator has protein sequence MINIIVVDDDKALRKNLAFYLKSQSYEVDTAESGEEAIELSKNKFYDILISDIKMNKMSGFELMKKVKNIHPAAEIILITGYGNIPMAVDAIQGGAADFICKPFEFGNLLTRIESIIKRREHKVTSTDKYDKLITKSQKMQDVLNLAAKASGTEVAVLIEGESGTGKELIARAIHGRSNRKDFPFKIVECSTMNEKDLQAELFGNWEDNDYAGMIVQANNGTLFIKDIELLSANLQASFLRYIQDGFYTIPSKNQKIKSDVRIICSCTKSLRKIASAHQFREDLFYAINIMSIYTPPLRNRIADIFPLVNHFLEKYSAKFNKNVKAIAPDILAWMQTYQWPGNVAELENSIARACALSNSEIIDESLIFTLPRDRPVSEEEQGFLNITLKDNQKALILKALKQNTGNYTRTAQQLGISRTTLWRRMKKFKIEEKLIT, from the coding sequence ATGATAAACATCATCGTAGTGGATGATGATAAAGCGCTGCGTAAGAATCTCGCTTTTTATCTTAAAAGTCAAAGTTATGAAGTCGATACTGCCGAATCCGGTGAAGAAGCTATAGAGCTTTCTAAGAATAAGTTTTATGACATTTTAATATCTGATATAAAAATGAATAAGATGTCAGGTTTTGAGTTGATGAAGAAGGTTAAAAATATTCATCCGGCTGCTGAAATTATATTAATTACAGGTTATGGCAATATTCCCATGGCTGTAGATGCTATTCAGGGGGGAGCGGCGGATTTTATATGCAAGCCGTTTGAATTCGGAAACCTGCTAACTCGAATTGAAAGTATTATCAAGCGAAGGGAACACAAGGTAACATCTACGGATAAATATGATAAGCTTATAACCAAGTCGCAGAAGATGCAGGATGTGCTGAATTTAGCTGCCAAAGCGTCTGGAACCGAGGTGGCGGTTCTAATTGAAGGCGAGTCCGGAACCGGCAAGGAATTAATAGCCAGAGCTATTCATGGACGGTCAAATCGCAAGGATTTCCCTTTTAAGATAGTTGAATGTTCTACCATGAATGAGAAAGACCTTCAAGCGGAGCTTTTCGGCAACTGGGAAGATAATGATTACGCTGGTATGATTGTTCAGGCAAACAACGGCACTCTGTTTATTAAGGACATAGAACTATTATCTGCTAATCTTCAAGCATCATTCTTAAGATATATTCAGGATGGATTTTATACAATCCCCAGCAAGAACCAAAAAATTAAATCTGATGTTAGAATAATCTGTTCCTGCACAAAAAGTTTGAGAAAAATAGCTTCTGCCCATCAATTCCGTGAAGATTTATTTTATGCTATAAATATTATGTCAATCTATACTCCGCCGCTGCGAAATCGCATAGCTGATATTTTCCCTCTTGTAAATCATTTTCTTGAGAAATACAGCGCTAAATTCAATAAAAATGTCAAAGCGATAGCGCCGGATATTCTGGCGTGGATGCAGACATATCAATGGCCGGGTAATGTTGCGGAACTGGAAAACAGTATTGCGCGCGCTTGCGCTTTATCAAATTCTGAGATAATCGATGAATCGTTAATCTTTACATTGCCGCGAGACCGACCAGTATCTGAGGAAGAACAAGGATTTCTAAATATTACCCTTAAAGACAACCAAAAAGCCTTGATATTGAAAGCCCTAAAACAGAATACCGGCAACTATACACGTACCGCTCAACAACTTGGAATCTCTCGAACTACGCTCTGGCGACGCATGAAAAAATTTAAAATCGAAGAGAAATTAATTACATAG
- a CDS encoding cupin domain-containing protein, producing MLIKDLKNCPEIIAGDNTQLRELLNPLNDNVNIRYSLAQAVVKPGNTTLAHRLKSSELYYILEGEGEMYIDDEVEKVASGQAIYIPPDSNQKITNTGSTDLIFICIVDPAWRFDDEEVLD from the coding sequence ATGCTAATAAAAGACCTGAAAAACTGCCCGGAGATAATCGCCGGCGATAATACGCAATTAAGAGAACTTCTAAATCCATTAAACGATAATGTAAATATCAGATACAGTTTAGCCCAAGCTGTCGTAAAACCCGGCAATACCACTTTAGCCCACAGATTAAAATCATCTGAGTTGTACTATATTCTTGAAGGCGAGGGTGAAATGTATATTGATGACGAGGTGGAAAAAGTAGCTTCCGGGCAGGCAATTTATATCCCTCCTGATTCGAATCAGAAAATAACAAACACTGGTTCAACTGATCTTATCTTTATTTGCATTGTCGATCCGGCTTGGCGGTTCGATGATGAGGAAGTATTAGATTAG
- a CDS encoding NADH-quinone oxidoreductase subunit D: MSDLIKDIQHNEDEFIINMGPQHPSTHGVLRLILKMKGEFIMDLIPDVGFLHRSLEKIAENRTYAQFMPFTDRVDYCASIPCNFAWAVAVEKLAEIEIPDRAQYLRVIMAELNRIASHLVWLGTMSLDLGAFTPFLYAFREREQILDMFEMTCGQRLTYNYMRIGGVSKDVPPKFYKRCKDFTVDFRKKVDDYEALLTYNPIFLTRTKNVAILPVDDALNYGASGPTIRASGHDWDLRKTHPYSSYDKFNFEIPTGKTGDVWDRYLVRIREMRICCDIIDQALEGLPEGPIMARVPKMFKPKPNEVYSRIEAPRGEMGYYIISDGTTKPYRVKIRTASFAHVQLMNYLCKGWKIADLVAIFGSLDIVLPEVDR, from the coding sequence ATGAGTGATCTAATTAAAGATATACAGCATAATGAAGATGAATTTATAATCAATATGGGGCCACAGCACCCCTCCACTCATGGTGTGCTGCGTCTTATCCTTAAGATGAAGGGCGAATTCATTATGGATTTAATTCCTGATGTTGGGTTTCTTCATCGTTCATTGGAAAAAATAGCTGAGAACCGCACTTATGCTCAGTTTATGCCGTTTACCGACCGAGTTGACTATTGCGCCTCCATACCCTGCAATTTTGCCTGGGCGGTTGCAGTGGAGAAGCTTGCTGAAATCGAGATACCCGACAGAGCGCAGTATTTGCGGGTTATTATGGCTGAGTTGAATCGAATTGCCTCGCATCTTGTTTGGCTTGGCACAATGTCGCTCGATTTAGGCGCGTTTACTCCGTTTCTGTATGCTTTCCGCGAACGGGAACAGATTCTGGATATGTTCGAGATGACTTGCGGTCAGAGGCTTACATATAATTATATGAGAATCGGCGGAGTATCCAAGGATGTGCCGCCTAAATTTTATAAAAGATGTAAAGACTTCACTGTAGATTTTCGCAAGAAAGTTGATGATTATGAGGCTCTTTTAACATATAACCCGATATTCTTAACCCGCACCAAAAATGTCGCTATTTTACCTGTTGATGATGCTCTTAATTATGGTGCCAGCGGACCAACAATAAGGGCATCCGGACATGATTGGGACCTGCGAAAGACTCATCCATATTCATCTTATGATAAATTTAATTTTGAAATCCCGACCGGAAAAACCGGCGATGTTTGGGATAGATATTTAGTTCGCATCCGCGAGATGCGTATATGCTGTGATATTATCGATCAGGCATTAGAGGGATTGCCTGAAGGTCCGATAATGGCGAGAGTGCCGAAAATGTTTAAGCCCAAGCCAAACGAGGTATATTCGCGAATCGAAGCTCCGCGCGGCGAGATGGGCTATTATATTATCTCGGATGGCACAACAAAGCCATACCGGGTGAAAATCCGCACAGCCTCATTTGCCCATGTTCAGCTTATGAATTATCTATGCAAGGGCTGGAAAATAGCCGACTTGGTGGCGATTTTCGGTTCGCTGGATATTGTTCTGCCGGAGGTTGACCGTTAA
- a CDS encoding sodium:proton antiporter: protein MFGIIAILISAAAVSSYINHRFIKLPTTIGLMVIGLSMSLAVVLLSVLGVDFRSSIGGFLEQIDFSEALMKGMLSFLLFAGALKINLNDLASQKFIIGALATFGVVAATFIIGTALFFILKLINLAIPYSYCLVFGALISPTDPVAVLAILKTVKVPKSLATKIAGESLFNDGIGVVVFIVMAGIAASGGSVSAGHVALLLVQEALGGVVFGLLLGWIVYRLLKSVDDHSVEVLLTLALVCGGYALAMSLHISGPIAIVVAGLLIGNYGRQFAMSDSTRDHLDKFWELIDEILNAVLFILIGFEVLVLSFTMDYFIVGLIAIPVTLAARFISVWLAITVLKFKREFTRNVVLILTWGGLRGGISIALALSLSAGQARDLIVSITYIIVVFSILVQGLTIKSVLRRLLPSQ from the coding sequence ATGTTTGGCATCATAGCGATATTAATAAGCGCCGCCGCTGTCTCAAGCTATATCAACCATCGATTCATTAAACTGCCGACAACTATAGGCCTGATGGTTATCGGCCTGTCTATGTCTTTGGCGGTTGTATTGCTAAGTGTTCTGGGTGTCGATTTTAGAAGCTCTATCGGTGGATTTTTAGAACAAATTGATTTTAGCGAAGCTCTTATGAAGGGGATGTTGAGCTTCTTGCTTTTCGCTGGCGCTCTAAAAATTAACCTGAATGACCTTGCCAGCCAGAAATTTATTATTGGCGCACTGGCAACTTTTGGAGTGGTCGCCGCTACATTTATAATCGGAACTGCGCTATTTTTTATATTGAAATTGATTAACTTAGCCATCCCCTATTCATACTGCTTAGTATTTGGAGCGTTAATTTCCCCGACCGACCCGGTGGCCGTGCTGGCTATACTCAAGACGGTAAAAGTGCCAAAATCCTTAGCGACTAAGATAGCCGGCGAATCGTTGTTTAATGACGGCATTGGTGTTGTTGTATTTATCGTGATGGCTGGTATTGCGGCCAGCGGCGGTTCGGTTTCAGCCGGGCATGTTGCCTTACTGCTTGTTCAAGAGGCGTTGGGCGGCGTTGTGTTTGGATTGTTGCTGGGATGGATTGTTTACCGTCTGCTAAAAAGCGTTGATGACCACTCGGTGGAAGTTCTTTTAACGCTGGCTTTAGTATGCGGCGGGTATGCGCTGGCGATGAGCCTGCATATCTCCGGCCCTATTGCGATAGTAGTAGCGGGACTGCTGATTGGCAATTACGGACGACAGTTTGCTATGTCTGATTCTACCCGCGACCATTTGGATAAATTCTGGGAGCTAATCGATGAAATCCTCAATGCGGTGCTGTTCATTTTAATTGGTTTTGAGGTTTTGGTGCTTTCGTTCACTATGGATTATTTCATTGTCGGATTAATCGCTATTCCGGTAACGCTTGCCGCCCGGTTTATCAGCGTATGGTTAGCAATAACGGTATTGAAATTCAAACGGGAATTTACCCGAAACGTTGTTCTGATTTTAACCTGGGGAGGATTGCGCGGCGGTATTTCTATTGCGTTGGCATTATCATTATCTGCAGGCCAGGCAAGAGACTTGATTGTATCGATTACTTATATAATTGTTGTATTCTCGATTTTAGTACAGGGTCTAACGATAAAAAGCGTACTCCGACGTTTACTGCCTTCCCAATGA
- a CDS encoding NADH-quinone oxidoreductase subunit A, producing MGFGYGIIALFILVGILFVLVVVFFASLLRPKRPNKNKLENYECGERPIDGAWIQYNSGFYIFALIFVIFDVEVVFLFPWAVAFKQLSQPNQLGLFMLVEAFIFIFILIVGLIYAWKKGALKWV from the coding sequence ATGGGTTTCGGTTATGGCATAATCGCTTTATTTATCTTGGTTGGGATACTGTTTGTATTAGTTGTTGTTTTCTTTGCCAGTCTTTTACGTCCCAAGCGTCCCAATAAGAATAAATTAGAGAATTATGAGTGTGGCGAACGTCCAATTGATGGTGCATGGATTCAATACAATTCCGGTTTTTATATTTTTGCCTTAATATTCGTGATATTTGATGTTGAGGTAGTTTTTTTATTCCCCTGGGCGGTTGCCTTTAAACAACTCTCCCAGCCCAACCAACTTGGTCTTTTTATGTTGGTAGAGGCATTTATTTTCATATTTATTCTAATTGTTGGTCTAATCTACGCTTGGAAAAAAGGAGCCTTAAAATGGGTATAA
- a CDS encoding glutamate mutase L → MKGLKPEDIKVIVATDCGSTTTKAILIEYRDGEYRLIVRGEAPTTVEAPFEDVTMGALNAIGEVEELSGRKILGKDNKITSPAKGNIGTDIYISTSSAGGGLQMMVAGVVRSMTAESAERAAMTAGAIVMDVIASNDKRLPHQQIERIRHLRPDMILLSGGIDGGTTTHVAELAELISAADPKPRLGSGYNLPVIYAGNVDARRAVTETLKDKTALDIVDNLRPVLERENLLPAREKIHDLFMEHVMAQAPGYSKLMTWTDAPIMPTPGAVGLIIKTIADIENIEVVGVDIGGATTDIFSVFRPDGKEGIFNRTVSANLGMSYSVSNVFAEATLPNVMRWVPFDVDEREIRNRIKNKMIRPTTIPQSLEELIIEQAIAKEALRLAFIQHRSFATVLKGVQQQRTIADAFEQSTSGASLVNMMSLDMLVGSGGVLSHAPRRQQAALMTIDAFLPMGITRLAVDSIFMMPQLGVLSSLHEKAATEVFNKDCLIHLGTVVAPVGEGKEGKEILSYNIELPDGKVEKGDIAFGQMKLIKLGIGDDGIPLKAKAELTPARGFDLGNGKGNKIEGQLSGGVVGIILDGRGRPFNLPADAKTRVNKLKDWMLELDIYPEDSLIKLIEQY, encoded by the coding sequence ATGAAAGGTCTTAAACCGGAAGACATAAAAGTAATTGTTGCCACCGATTGTGGTTCTACAACTACAAAAGCGATTTTAATTGAATACCGCGATGGCGAATATCGTCTTATAGTACGCGGCGAAGCTCCAACAACAGTGGAAGCTCCTTTCGAGGATGTTACAATGGGAGCATTAAATGCTATTGGCGAAGTCGAGGAACTTTCAGGCAGAAAAATTCTTGGTAAAGACAACAAGATTACTTCTCCCGCCAAAGGAAATATCGGTACGGATATTTATATATCAACATCTTCTGCCGGCGGTGGTTTGCAGATGATGGTTGCCGGTGTTGTTCGGTCGATGACAGCCGAGTCTGCTGAAAGGGCTGCTATGACCGCCGGCGCTATTGTCATGGATGTTATTGCCTCCAATGATAAACGATTGCCTCATCAGCAGATAGAACGAATACGCCACCTTCGCCCCGATATGATACTGCTATCAGGCGGCATCGATGGCGGCACTACGACTCATGTAGCCGAATTAGCTGAACTTATAAGCGCGGCCGACCCAAAACCCCGTCTCGGCTCAGGTTATAATTTGCCTGTTATTTATGCCGGCAATGTTGATGCCCGTAGGGCGGTTACTGAAACTCTCAAGGATAAAACCGCGCTTGATATTGTCGATAATCTGCGTCCTGTTCTCGAACGTGAAAATCTTCTGCCGGCGCGCGAAAAAATTCATGACTTGTTCATGGAACACGTTATGGCTCAAGCTCCGGGATATTCCAAGCTTATGACTTGGACTGATGCTCCGATTATGCCCACACCTGGCGCGGTTGGATTGATTATTAAAACAATCGCTGACATTGAGAATATTGAAGTTGTGGGCGTTGATATTGGCGGCGCAACCACAGATATTTTCAGCGTTTTTCGCCCGGATGGTAAAGAGGGAATATTTAACCGAACTGTTTCGGCTAACCTCGGTATGAGTTACTCGGTTTCAAATGTTTTTGCTGAAGCGACACTGCCTAATGTCATGCGCTGGGTGCCGTTTGATGTGGATGAGCGTGAAATCCGCAATAGAATTAAAAACAAGATGATTAGGCCGACGACTATTCCGCAATCATTAGAGGAATTGATTATTGAACAGGCTATTGCTAAGGAGGCATTACGGCTGGCGTTTATTCAACATAGATCATTTGCTACCGTGCTTAAAGGCGTCCAGCAGCAGCGAACTATTGCTGATGCTTTCGAGCAATCGACATCCGGCGCTTCCTTGGTAAACATGATGAGCCTTGATATGTTGGTTGGTTCCGGCGGCGTGTTGTCGCATGCCCCTCGCCGTCAACAGGCAGCGCTGATGACTATTGACGCATTTTTACCTATGGGCATTACCCGCTTGGCAGTCGATTCAATATTTATGATGCCTCAGCTTGGCGTGCTTTCGAGCCTGCATGAGAAAGCCGCAACCGAGGTGTTTAATAAAGATTGCCTAATTCATCTTGGTACTGTTGTCGCTCCGGTTGGCGAGGGCAAAGAGGGGAAAGAGATATTAAGTTACAATATTGAACTCCCTGACGGCAAAGTTGAAAAAGGCGATATTGCATTCGGTCAGATGAAATTAATTAAGCTGGGTATCGGCGATGACGGCATTCCGTTAAAAGCGAAAGCCGAGTTGACGCCTGCTCGCGGCTTTGATTTGGGCAATGGCAAGGGCAACAAAATTGAGGGGCAGCTATCAGGCGGCGTGGTTGGCATAATTCTTGATGGCCGCGGTCGCCCGTTTAACCTTCCTGCCGATGCTAAGACCCGCGTAAACAAGCTTAAAGATTGGATGCTTGAGCTGGATATTTATCCGGAGGATAGTCTAATTAAATTGATTGAACAGTATTAA
- a CDS encoding NADH-quinone oxidoreductase subunit B, translating to MGIIEKVPTYLEKIPGGGIVVASVESVLNNSRAHSQWYLLFGLACCAIEMMATGASRYDFDRLGMIFRASPRQADLMMVCGTVTHKMGKRVKILYDQMSDPKYVLAMGGCASNGGPFYYDCYSVLKGVDKVIPVDVYIPGCPPRPEALMQGTLKMREVIKNQKIKDFLGDKPMQS from the coding sequence ATGGGTATAATTGAAAAGGTTCCAACATATCTCGAAAAAATACCAGGCGGAGGGATAGTAGTTGCTTCGGTTGAGTCGGTTCTCAATAATTCAAGGGCGCATTCTCAATGGTATTTGCTGTTTGGCTTGGCTTGCTGCGCTATTGAGATGATGGCTACCGGCGCTTCCCGCTACGATTTTGACCGTCTGGGCATGATTTTTCGTGCCTCACCCCGCCAAGCTGATTTAATGATGGTTTGCGGTACTGTAACTCATAAAATGGGCAAGCGGGTTAAAATCCTTTATGATCAGATGTCCGACCCGAAATATGTTTTAGCTATGGGCGGATGCGCCAGCAATGGCGGCCCGTTTTATTATGATTGCTACTCAGTGTTAAAAGGTGTAGATAAGGTAATACCTGTTGATGTTTACATTCCCGGCTGTCCTCCTCGCCCGGAAGCGCTTATGCAGGGCACATTGAAAATGAGAGAAGTTATCAAGAACCAGAAAATCAAAGATTTCCTCGGCGATAAACCGATGCAATCATAG